One part of the Coriobacteriia bacterium genome encodes these proteins:
- a CDS encoding sugar transferase — MKRVVDLLVSAIALVVLSPVFAVVALLVRSKLGSPVIFRQQRPGKDGHIFAVYKFRTMRDAELGASGAEAVASDAQRLTPFGRRLRSTSLDELPELVNVLKGDMSIVGPRPLLPEYLDRYNSEQARRHEVRPGITGWAQVNGRNAVSWNERFKMDVYYVDHRSFPLDVRILLMTVSAVVSREGVSAPGAETMQPFQGNPSHDTSKES; from the coding sequence CTGAAACGCGTCGTCGACCTCCTTGTGTCGGCGATTGCGCTCGTGGTGCTCTCGCCGGTCTTTGCCGTCGTGGCCCTGCTCGTGCGCTCGAAGCTGGGGTCGCCGGTGATCTTCCGCCAGCAGCGCCCCGGCAAGGACGGGCACATCTTCGCCGTCTACAAGTTCCGCACGATGCGTGACGCCGAGCTCGGCGCCTCCGGAGCCGAAGCCGTAGCATCGGATGCCCAGCGCCTGACGCCCTTCGGGAGACGGCTTCGCTCCACCTCGCTCGACGAACTGCCGGAGCTCGTCAACGTGCTGAAGGGTGACATGAGCATCGTCGGACCGCGACCTCTCCTGCCCGAGTACCTCGACCGCTACAATAGCGAGCAGGCGCGAAGGCACGAAGTCAGGCCGGGAATCACCGGTTGGGCGCAGGTCAACGGCCGCAACGCCGTCTCGTGGAATGAACGCTTCAAGATGGATGTCTACTACGTCGACCACCGATCGTTTCCGCTCGATGTGCGAATCCTGTTGATGACCGTCTCGGCGGTCGTTTCGCGTGAAGGTGTCTCCGCGCCGGGGGCCGAGACGATGCAACCTTTCCAGGGCAACCCAAGCCACGACACAAGCAAGGAGAGCTGA
- a CDS encoding NeuD/PglB/VioB family sugar acetyltransferase, which translates to MRLLVVGAGGHAKVVVDAAEAAGHDVVGVIGLPSDPSHVLGHPVVDGLDGIQAEGFVIAIGDNATRARFFAQYCESGLVPAVVVHPSVIVGSDVELGAGTFAAAGVVINTGARIGADSILNTGCSVDHDCIVGAHSHLGPQVALCGTVTLGEGVLMGVGSCASPGASVGAWSVVGAGAAVVGELPSLSVCIGVPARAVRTIEEHPGV; encoded by the coding sequence GTGAGACTGCTGGTCGTAGGCGCGGGAGGCCACGCCAAGGTCGTCGTAGATGCCGCCGAAGCCGCCGGGCACGACGTCGTGGGCGTCATAGGCCTGCCGAGCGACCCGTCGCACGTACTCGGCCATCCAGTTGTTGATGGCTTGGACGGCATCCAAGCGGAGGGCTTCGTGATCGCGATCGGCGACAACGCCACTCGGGCGCGCTTCTTCGCCCAGTACTGCGAGTCGGGGCTTGTCCCGGCTGTCGTCGTGCACCCCTCGGTGATAGTCGGCTCCGACGTCGAGCTAGGTGCGGGCACGTTCGCCGCGGCAGGAGTCGTCATCAACACCGGCGCGCGTATCGGTGCCGACTCCATCCTCAACACTGGCTGCAGCGTGGACCACGACTGCATCGTCGGCGCCCACTCGCACCTCGGCCCGCAGGTCGCGCTGTGTGGCACGGTCACGCTTGGCGAGGGCGTGCTCATGGGCGTGGGGTCGTGCGCGTCCCCAGGCGCCTCAGTAGGCGCGTGGAGCGTCGTGGGGGCAGGCGCCGCGGTCGTCGGCGAGTTGCCGAGCCTCTCGGTGTGCATCGGCGTGCCCGCGCGCGCGGTGCGCACAATCGAGGAGCACCCAGGTGTCTGA